Below is a window of Perca flavescens isolate YP-PL-M2 chromosome 12, PFLA_1.0, whole genome shotgun sequence DNA.
ttattttcattttcaggcCTACTTATAATAACTGATCTGTTAAAAtcctatacttttttttttttaactttaaatatttttttgagttTAGTTTTTGATATACTTGTTAATAGAGTTTTGTATTGGTTCAAAGTAGCAACAAACTAACCAGTGTGAGCATATACTAGAAGTTTTCGAGGTGGCTGTTGTTGAGTATAGTCAACTGATATCTAATATAAATTTTCCCCCACTTGTGGTGGACTGCTGACTCTGGTGAAGCAGGGCTGGATCTTCTGATGCCTCGTGAACTTACTCTTAGTCACCGTTTATTTTTAGGAAATAACAGCAGGCTGGACGTGGTTAGTTTCCTGTATGTTTCGGAAAACAAAACTGTTCTATGTTGAAACAGGTGGGCTTATTTTCATCTCAGTTGACCCTTCAAATACGTCTCCGTGAAATCTGCTATTTGTGATCCAGTGCTTCCCGTTGGTTGAGCCGCAGGCCCATACTGTGTTCGGCCCCCGTTACTGTGCCAAAGTTGACTCCGAATATGTCACCTGTGTCATCtgtatcccttttttcgatcCTACTAGAAAATGGCAAAGCAGTGTAATGGTGTAAGTGACGTATGGTGTCATTAATTGCGTTTGTCTTGGCATTTGACCCAGATGGAGGCCCAAAGCTCCAGCGGGCTGCTGCTGTccagaaagaggagaagagaggccACCATTCGGGAGACCGAGGAGGGAGAGAAGCTCGGGAAAATCCCCAGATGTACTGTGGTGAGTCAGCTGGTTTCTTTGGCTGTCATTGAGCCGCGTGTCTCTCCAGCAGTTCCTACAGGCTCACTGCATTTGAAAGCCACTCTGGTTTATATATGCATGTTATGTGCATGATTTGCAGTTATTTTCGGTTATCTCCTGTGTCATGTGTCAGACTTTGTGTTGGCTGATGAGAAGTTAGCTtaaaaaagggttagggttagtcatCAGCTGTGTAACCACAACAGCAACCACACATCGGACAGTTTCAGGAAGGAATATTACAAAATTAGAGCGTGATAATATAACTTTATCCAACCAGGGCAAGTAAGATGTATCCACTGTGGTGTCCAGCTATACTTTTTGTGTGAATAAATAGAAAACTTCCTTGATCACTGAAATCTTTCACTTTTGTCACCATGGCGTCTTTTAGGGATTGAAGCACCCTGCACCTTTTGCAGATGAGCTGGTGCCAGTTGATGATAAACCCTATGTAAGAGTCAGCATGGAGGAGGCTAAGAGGGGAACACATCGTGAGTCTGATTCTTTCAATCTGTCAGTTGATATATCTTTCGGTGACCATTTCATAGTCGGATTGATGCCTCTTGGTCTCACGAAACCACTCACCTTTTTACGTATATCAGTACATTTCCTCTCCGTCTTGAGTACAGTCATGCTGTACATGTGAACAAACGAGTACATTTTAGATCCCCTATGTAAagaataaatcaatcaatcttcctttctctttatgtcttgtctcttttttttttttttcttctttttctctttttgttcagCTAACAGACCAGTGCGCGTGTACGCAGACGGCATCTTTGACGTTTTCCACTCGGGTCATGCCAGGGCACTCATGCAGGCCAAATGCCTCTTCCCAAATACACACCTCATTGTAGGAGGTAAGTCTGTGTCTGTGAATGTCTGTGTCCGTATAGGCTTTTACAGCAGGAGACCTCTCCTCCGCTGCTTCTTTCGTAAGCGTGAGACtgaaataaaacagaaagaCCATCGAAACAGTGCAAAGTCTGATGAAGTCACACAACTGGGAAAAGTTGGATAACTGATATAATTAATAGTGCAAGATAAGGAAACCTAACTGGGGTATTGTGACTGGATGTTCTTAATAAGCGCAGTAAAGTGCTTCAGCTTCCATAATCGCTGCTCCACCCTGGTGGATAGATAAACCATAGCACCCGGTACCCACACGCGACGCTTAGGGGCATTCGCTACGTCACAGCGGGGGATCTCATTCCAGCCAAAGCCCGAGCGCGGACCTGCCTAGGCACCAGCCCACAGACACGGGGAAATTCTAGGTggcttcatcttttttttcttatcaagatttaatttttgggcatttttaggactttattgacaggaaatgaaaggggagagagagggggtaatgacatgcagcaaagggccacaggtcggagttgaacccgggccctctgcgttgaggagtacacatctatatatgggcgcaccctctaccaactgagctatccgggcgccctagGTGGCTTCATCTGTAGGTCTATTTTATACATCTTATGAGTGTCGTCAACCACCTGCTTCTGTATATACTGTTTTATGTCTCTCTTATAAAAATGGGAAGGATAAACGGAACTCTTTTTCATTGCAACACAGTAAAAGATAATAAGCTGAAGTAACATTAGATCAGAGGGCTTTCCCTCTCGCCatcatgtaaatacatttttgtgttaACCAGCTTTAACTTCATTCTTTACTCAAATGTTTAGTTTTGAATTGAAATCCTTTTTTAATGCATttcaaactagggctgcacaattaatcgcaattttatggcaatcgcaatatggactagtgcaatatccaaatcgcagggggggcgcaatatttgttaaaggcaaaatatgtgtctaagcattctgaatgaagtattgtggggCTGCAGAGAAGTCCTGGGCCTACAGATcccatcctacagactaaagaaaaaatctttgttttgtaCAGATtcttgcaaaaatcacactacatGACTatagtacatttttatttcatatttgtttcaatgaaaatgagaaggaTGATCCAAAAAAtggatcattccctccaatatcgtgaatcatattgcaatcGCAACATCGGTCAAAATTATCGCAATTTggcattttcctcatatcgtgcagccctatttccaACAATAATTTCTGCGTTCTTTCTTTTAACCATTCAAAGTGTGCAGTGATGACTTGACCCACAAATACAAGGGCTTCACGGTGATGAATGAGGATGAGCGATACGACGCCATCAGTCACTGTCGCTACGTGGACGAAGTGGTGCGAAACGCTCCCTGGACGCTGACGCCAGAGTTCCTCACAAAACATCGCGTGAGTGGTTGAAACCgagaaacacacaaaccaaCAATATTCAGAGATACTGTCTGGTTTATTCATTGAAATCTTGAGTTAGAGAGACCAAGAACTGTTGAGCAAATCAAAAAATCTTAAAAGAAGGAGTTGCCAAGCCACCGTCCCCTGATCCTCTGTGACCTTTTTCCCTGCCGTTTctttgtgtagtttttttttttttgcacaatctGTAGATGTGAATCTactgtgtgttgatgtgtgttgGAATGACCTCTCCAGATTGACTTTGTGGCCCACGACGACATCCCATACTCCTCAGCAGGCAGTGATGACGTGTACAAGCACATCAAGGAAGCTGGTGAGTGGCAAAGTAACCAAGAGTGGTGGGGGGGGTACTCaagaccaagtagttacaggaacgtagttataggaacagtccacttctaaacaattccactaactactctcccccaaaaccggtttGCCATTTTCATTCAtgctggccaagtggccataggaactgaccttttgttattataacacaGCCATCTAGCCACCATTatgcggaaaagggaaaagaccgtgccctgaagtaggagctgaaagagttacaggacctgtggccagaggaacttaaaaatccccaaattggtccagtcggaacccgagaaaaaagggttctaggaactgcaaaaatctctctggtcggaaagcggctaagAAGGATATGGGATACAGTTCAGTATTTACTACTGCTGCTTCCAATGCACATATGGTACTGTAAAGTACTGAATGTtaaactaaaaatatatatactgtatataaaaaatattttgatcccatgttttattgttgtgtaactttaaataaaatggaacATCGCTCAGTGGAATATAGTACAGTGTATATAGTCGTACTAATGATGTATCCTCCCAAATGTGTAATCCACATGTAATAGTTTGCACAAACCTAATAGTTTGCAATATTAAGAACATAAACCAATGCATGCAGACATACGTGCACACActgagtacgtttacatgcacaccaatattccactattattccgaatatgacaatattcccaATTTGATACAGATCATATTCcgtttggatattccgaataaggcctttttctgaaTTTAGCATTTTCTAATTTAGACGTGGGATATGccggtattattcgggttttcGAAGCCTTCTTTGGACATGTGTACAGTACATTCGcaataggggtggggggaaaaattgatacagcatagtatcgcaatactttctgtggcaatactgtatcgatacacagacgccaagtatcgatcttttctaatatatgtgttggtcggtttgtctgcttgacaatctgatTTTACAGCAATACagttgaagtgagatgaacaaagagagaaatgtatctttttagataaaacggatgtcgacaaagtttccttttggggacatcatttgaaagcgggaaaaatttgaagttgtaaaaaagttaatgaattgcaatatgtttaaaatcgcaataatatcgtatcgtgatgatatcgtatcataaggcctctggtgattcccacccttaATTCGCAATATGCGTCTCAATTAGGGTTTTTTACagcagtttgtgacagtttacggccacttgcctgtttacggcttacggtcagctctgtgcgttgctatggttgctgtacacaaaccaaccagctgacagtttgcagggctggggtaagaaggagaaacacagctacttttaaacattatgaaagatATATCTGATAACAGGTTTTTGGACGTGCACAAATATTGCTAcaccgaccttttcaagaagctggttgaaggaatgaaagaaggAGGCTGGGTTATATTGTAATATTCACtttattagccatgtaaacTAGACCGGGTAAAACCCGCCCAaactgccggcgatttgatttcgccctgcagctcaggctggaaaccttaTTTATCCTGCTACCGTTCacaattttgcggggaccaatcacaaactggcttatccccctggcgcgctattggcgggtttaacacgatgacgatagagaagcgaccaagcaggtTTATGTTTACATCCAACAAGCCGGCCACCAAAGCGCAggaacccgttgatgccgctgacgctgctacgtcacccagatcgttggtctgattggttgaaggactatccaattgtgtacagagtcatttgaactacgcccgttgatcacgcctcttgtgcggtagaaaatacagagcagactccccagactgaTGTTCAACCTTAACAgactgagcttggtctggtgatagccagactacatgtaaacagcttagtcggaataatGTCGTAGCCAATCCTATAATGGAAAGGCTAACTATTCATACATCTCTATCTGGTGACTACTGACCTTTTCATCCCCCCTGTGCCCTCCACAGGTATGTTCGCTCCCACCCAGCGGACCGAGGGCATCTCCACCTCTGACATCATCACACGCATAGTCCGGGACTACGACGTGTACGTCAGACGCAACCTGCAGAGAGGATACACAGCCAAGGAGCTCAACGTCAGCTTCATTAACGTACGAAACTTAGCTTTGGAGTAACGTGTGGGGGTGTGAGTGTCGGCGTGACGACAGTTGTTTGCGCGCGAGGTCAGATACGCACCTCATCACCTTTTTTCTAACCGGTTTGTCCCCCGCCCTTCATCAGGAGAAGAAGTACCACCTGCAGGAGCGCGTGGACAAGGTGAAGAGAAAGGTCCGTGACGTGGAGGAGAAGAGCAAAGAGTTTGTCCAGAAGGTGGAGGAAAAGAGCATCGACCTCATCCAGAAATGGGAGGAGAAGTCCAGGGAGTTCATCGGCAACTTCCTGCAGATGTTTGGCCCCGAGGGAGCTCTGGTGAGGACGTCTTTAATCGGACAGCTTGACTATCTATGACGGTGTTTTCTCAAATGTTTAACAATAATGTACCCCTCCGTTTTGAATTTTCTTTTCatccaagtaccccctgaccagcacaaaacatttttggtagaagaaaaaaaaccttgctATTTAAAGAGGCTAAATACAGCGCTAGCCATCACTGTCTAAACAACAATgttgtaacttaaaaaaaaaatgtttagaatCACTAAATCCATTCATTAATTTCACTAATTTTAGTGTATTGTTACGCGCGCACCTCAATAATAAGCTTTTTAAAATTTAagatgttcaatgccttatcgcgccgACCCGAACCTGAACATcgtttctaaatatctgtccaaaccaAGCCCGGGCCAGGCCGGGTTTGGGAATCTATCCTCTAGTAGAAACACTGATCTATGATACACGCGACTTGGAAAACATTTCACTTAGTGACAAAcctgtaataacaataacagacATGTAATAACCTACCAAGGCCCACCTGAGACCCCTTGGTGTCTTAAGGTATTTTGGAGGATTTTCTGACCGTTTTTTATCAATTCTTGAGTGGTCAAATCTGGTTAAATGTTACAGCTCGATCTGTGTTACGAATGGCATCAACCCAAACACTGCTGCAACAACTTATGAGCATCGTTTGgaattttaacaattctgattccaattgcgattcttcctttcgattccggttcttatcgattctcgattcagaTTCTTTTGAATgagtggagttgaaacgggtcacatgcctattttcacaaataagaggaacgtTTTCTTTTGATTCAATTGTGGTTTGCCGTTTTACaagggctttttcaatgtaaaataaagccagactagaTGCACTGCTTGCTGTGCTCCAAggcgcctggccgctacggaaaccaaaacttgcgcgtTAAATTGGGAAGCGATGATCGGATTTAAAACCacatcctccaaacgattccaataaagaaacgattctactggaatcgtaattttttaaacgattccaGGTAGGAATTGGTTCTCGAAGCCCAATCCTACTTAGGAGACATAATAGAGCATGTGGATGGCCATCATATACTTCAGTCATAATGTTCTAAGCCCATTTACGCTCTAAACTTTCAAAATGGCATAGACGCTGAAAACACGTTTATTACACATTTCTGACTAGAAGAGCTTGACACAGTGTTCGATGAGAAGTTTGATACCACACTCTTATCCGTGTgtcaaatatgaagctacagccagcagatgCCTAGTATAATGGCTAACCCTAAGAACTTAAAGCCAATCAGGGGCTTGAAACAGTCAGTCTATGGCTAGTAAACTAGCTGACTTCTACCTTCCACCGCTCAGTAGCCTACTGTCAAAATCGTAGACTCCAATAGTCGTTGCATTTTGATGGACAATTTATTGATCGCAATGTTCTTTTGGCTGGAACGTGCAAGAATCCATGAGTCAATTAAGCTCCATCAACAAGCATGTACACATGTGCTACACGTGTGTAGCGATTTGATGCGGTCAAAAACTATTTGTGCTCCTCCGATTACCAGCACCCCCTGTTACCTGTTGAAAGGTTCCTACCTAAATAGACTGCACTCGAAAGCACACTAGTGACACCAGTGGACAATTTGTGTCCTACACCCAAAACCAATGAAAAATGGCTCTTACACTTAGCTTAGCTCAGCTTAGGTAATAGAACGGTTACATAATGTTGCTAAATTTCATAATGTTGCTAAATTTCAAAGGACAAAAGCCAAAGTTATTCAAAGGTCATCACAAACCAGATAGGCCTTTGCCCTGTGGCTGTCTGAAGCAGCAGCGAGGTCTTTAATACGTAGCTCGTCCCGTGTCTCGTGCTTGCATTAAACGGATTGCACCAGGAGTTGATTTATTAACcgatgacccccccccccctcccctcccctccttaTGTTCTCATTTCGCCTCCGCAGAAGCACATGCTGAAGGAAGGGAAGGGCCGCATGCTGCAGGCCATCAGCCCAAGGCACAGCCCCAACAGCAGCCCCACCCGCGAGGAGCGCTCCCCCTCACCCACCTTCCGTCTCCCCTTCTTCACCAAGACCTCCCCGCCTCCgtcgccgccgccgccgccccACCCCAGCGGAGCCCGCGGATACCTCATCAGCGAGGACGACGACGAGGATGACGAAAACTAGAGCCCGTTTTGAATCTGTGGCCGGGGCCGCAGTCAGCGCTACCACTTAACTTAGCTGTTGAGTAACGTGGTTTTCATCCAGCTCCTGCTtccactttgttttttgttgttgttgttgtttacgattgtatttttttttcagagtcACGTAAACTCTAACAGCCAGTTTCTTCACAGCTCTAGTTTTTAACCATTTTAGGCAATTTTATcctctttgtttttgtgtaaCGGTCAGTCAAAGTCACTACTAGTCACTTGTTGAGTTTTTTGAAAATTCGTCTCATTTATCTCAGTCACTCGCAGCTTTTTGGTCACTTGCTGGAACTGCACGTGTGTGGGTTAAGGTGAGCTGAGACCTCGTGGCGACACTGTCGATTATCTCCAGGGGAGGCTTTTTAGAGCAGGTAAGGAAACTGGACATTTTAAATGATCTGCTCACGTGGGGCAGTTCATATTTTGCTCATACTAACAAGAAGAAAACAACCCgacttttttaaataacaggGAAAGTCCAGATCACGTCAAATGTGAGCTGAAATCTTAGAGTCGTATGTGACATATGTCTAGTAAACGGCAACACCCCCCCGAGTTTGTCTGCCTGCTTTGGGGCTAtgcgtgtctgtgcatgtgATGTTTGTGCGTGCAAGCTCTTCTGTCGGCGTTTGAAAATGTCCTCTTTCAGCCATCTGTTGACAGATCTGGGATCAGCTTCGACtatagaaatacatttttacatgttCTTTGGAAGACTAGTATCAAACTGGACACCCTGTTTTGTGGCGTCAAAAGAAAGTCTTGCAAGGATGACCCATGTTGATGTAGAAATACTTATTTTTATagattttctctctcctttctttatCCCGTGTACAGGTTATGATCTTAATCGTCTCCGTTTTAGAAGTGCTTTGGCAGTTTGAGCAGTGGAAGACTgaagttatatattttttttctttatttgtaaCACTGATCCTGCATCTCCTAGGCCTGTAGGGAAGTCATCAGTTTTCATCTGAAACATGTAATGAAAATAGAAAGAATTTAGAACGACCTGAGCACTGTCTGAATGCCCTACTTCTCCTAACAAAATTACATCTTTTGGTTAGTTGGGAGTCATAAGCACACTTATGAATACGGCTCGCTCATCAGCAGAACGCATACATGGTCAAATATACAAGGCTGTCCCAAAAATTTAGGGCTTTGGGGTTCCACCAATCTGCAGGACTTCTGCTTAAGCTTGAGTGTGTGCACACATCCTGCATCAGTTGAAAGATGTATTTTAGCAGACTGGACTGCACTGTGTCACATAGTGGTGTGAGGGGTTCTGATTTCTGTAACAGATCAACATTTATGTAGCTACCTCCTTCCCTCAACTGATTGTTTCCTGAGATGAGCACAAAGtatgagcattttttttttttttttcatttctgaaGCAAGTCATTGTTGCAACACTGAAGCAATGGAACTGGGTCAAATATTTGAGATTTTCCggcctccgtgtgtgtgtgtatgagtgtgcgCCCTGCATCTCCAGTGAGTAAAGCATGTGTTTTTATCTCGTATataactaaaaaacaaacacaaaatgaaacCTCACAGGTGATCTGTAGATGTAATGCAATACGGTTGGATGACTCTGATATAAATGTTGACAGATGTCAGATTGATCTGTCCTAGGCTTGGTTTCCCAAAATGTACTTGTGGTTTAAAGCAGTCTTTGCTACAGCAAGACCGCATCCATTCTTGTAGGTACAAATCAGATTTTAAGGTTGGGAAATAACTCAAAAGGATTCAGTTtaacaaaaaactgaaaaaaatctgtttagTATTTTAAGTGCAAAATCAGTTTAATTTGCTGAGCAAATCCAGCTGTGATTTTGATGCTAAGCTACTTTTGGGAACTCTCGCCACGATTCTTGTGGAATCTGTCTTTTAAATCAGCGTGAACTTCGTGTCCACAGGTTCAAGGTGGCAA
It encodes the following:
- the pcyt1aa gene encoding choline-phosphate cytidylyltransferase A, which codes for MEAQSSSGLLLSRKRRREATIRETEEGEKLGKIPRCTVGLKHPAPFADELVPVDDKPYVRVSMEEAKRGTHPNRPVRVYADGIFDVFHSGHARALMQAKCLFPNTHLIVGVCSDDLTHKYKGFTVMNEDERYDAISHCRYVDEVVRNAPWTLTPEFLTKHRIDFVAHDDIPYSSAGSDDVYKHIKEAGMFAPTQRTEGISTSDIITRIVRDYDVYVRRNLQRGYTAKELNVSFINEKKYHLQERVDKVKRKVRDVEEKSKEFVQKVEEKSIDLIQKWEEKSREFIGNFLQMFGPEGALKHMLKEGKGRMLQAISPRHSPNSSPTREERSPSPTFRLPFFTKTSPPPSPPPPPHPSGARGYLISEDDDEDDEN